The Candidatus Denitrolinea symbiosum DNA window ACCGAACACATGAACCAGAATTCTCTCTGACCCGCCGACTTTCAACCTCAACCCATGACCGAACTCGCCTGCTACAAACACCCCGACCGCCCCACGCTTCTGCGCTGCAACCAATGCGAGCGTCCCATCTGCATCTCCTGCGCGGTGCGGACGCCCACCGGCTACCGCTGCAAAGAATGCGTCTCGGGGCAGCAAAAAAAATTCGACACCGCGCTCTGGTCCGATTACGTGATCGTCTTCTTCACGGGCGCCGTCCTTTCGGGACTGGCCTCGCTGCTCGTGTTGGCGATTTCCTCCTTCATCTGGTTCATCGTCATCATCCTCGCGCCGATCACGGGCGTGACCATCGGCAACCTCGCGCGGCGCCTCGTCAAAGGACGGCATTCGCGCTGGCTCAACCTGATCTTCGGCGCGAGTATGATCGTCGGCGCGCTGCCCATGCTGCTGGCGCTTGGTCTCGGCGGGGCGCTCGGCATGATCGCGCTCGGGCAGGGAGGCGGCGCGTCCCCGGCCAGCCTGCTCGCCTTCACTCCCCTGCTCTGGCAGGTCGTCTACCTCGTCATTGCCACGCCCGCCGCGTATTCGCAATTCTCCGGCGTGTTCCTGAGAAAATAACATGCTCGCCGAACTCCGCATCCAGAACTTCGCCATCATTGACCGCCTCGATCTCAAACTCGGCGCCGGACTCACCATCCTGACCGGCGAGACGGGCGCGGGCAAATCCATCATCCTCGACGCCGTCACCATGCTCATCGGCGGACGCGCCGACGCGTCCGTCATCCGCGCCGAGGCGGACGCGGCCTTCGTCGAGGGGACCTACGCCCTCGCCGGGTCCGCGAAAGAAGCGGTGAACGAAATCCTGAAACGCGAGGAACTGGACGACGATCCCAACCACGTGACGTTGACGCGCGAAGTCCGCCGCGAGGGACGCTCCATCGCCCGCCTCAACGGCCGGACCGTCAGCCTGTCCCTGCTTCGGGAAGTGGGCGCGCATCTCGTGGACATCCACGGGCAGAGCGAGCATCTCTCCCTGCTCGACCCGCGCGCCCATCTCGGCCTGCTCGACCGCTTCGCGGACGTGACCCCGCTCCTCGCTGAGTATCGCAAGACCTACCGCGCGCTGCTCGACCTGCGCCGCGAACTGACCGACCTGCGCGCCGCCCAGGCCGACGCGGCGCGCCGCGTCGAAATGCTCACCTTCCAGGCCGAAGAGATCGAAGCCGCAAAATTGAAAAAGGGCGAAGACGAGGAACTGCGCCGCGAGCGCGACCGCCTCGCCAACGCCGAATCCCTCGCGCAGCACGCGCAGGAAGCGCTCGCCGTCCTCGACGAATCCACGCCCGAGGCCTCCGCCGCGTCCGACCTGATGGGGCAGGCCGTGCAGGCGTTGTCCGCGCTCGCGAAGACCGACCCGTCGAAAAAAGAACTCGCCGAGCGGATGGACATCCTGTCCGAAAATCTCGCAGACCTGTCGCGCGAACTGCGCAACTATCTCGAAGAAATCGAGTTCAATCCCAAGCGGTTGGACGAAGTCGAAGAACGCCTCAACCTCGTCTTCCAGTTGACGCGCAAATACGGCGGGAGCATCGAGGCTGTCAATAAATTCGGCGCGGAGGCGCGGGCGCAGCTCGAAACCATCTCCACCGCCGGAGAGCGCGTCGAAGAATTATCCGCCGCCGAAGCGAAACTGCTCGAAAAACTTTCCGCGCAGGCGCTGAAACTGTCCGAAAAACGCAGGCAGGCCGCGGAGACGATGAGCCGCGGCATCGAGATGGAACTCGACGACCTGAAGATGGCCGCCGCCCGCTTCGGCGTGGACTTCCAGACGCGTCCCGACCCGAACGGGATTCCCCTCGCGGACGGGACGCGCGCCGCGTTCGATCAAAACGGGTTCGACCGCGTCGAGTTCCTCGTCGCGCCGAATCCTGGCGAGGGACTCAAACCGCTGGCGAAGATCGCCTCGGGCGGCGAGACCTCGCGCCTCATGCTGGGACTCAAAAACGTCCTCGCCCGCGCCGACGAGATTCCGAGTCTCATTTTCGATGAAATTGATCAGGGCATCGGCGGACGCGTCGGCCTGGTGGTGGGATACAAACTCTGGCGGCTGGCGCGCAACCATCAGGTCTTCTGCGTGACGCACCTGCCGCAACTGGCCGCCTTTGGAGACCAGCATTATCAGGTGCAGAAACTCGTCGAAAAGAACCGCACGCTCACCCGCGTGGAAAAAGTGGACGGCGACGCGCGCCTGCTCGAACTCTCGCAGATGCTCGGCGAGGTCGGCGAGGGGACGCTCCGTTCCGCGCACGAAATTTTGCAGACGGCGAGGCAGATGACTAAAGAAAGCAAGAAGTAAAAAAGAATTCCAGCGCGCGGCCGCGTAGAGGAGACCCGCGCGGATCAGCCGTCGGATGCCATGTCCCGCATCCGACGGCTGATGTGTTAATGGTTTCTTGCGTTTCGCGCTAATTTGTTGGTTACTTTTCCCCAAGATATTTTTTCGCTGCCGCTAAAAATTCCTGTGCTTGAAAAATCATTTGAATAACGACGTTTTTATCCACATTCGGGTCAAAGGCGTAATCGCCAATCTGTCTTTGATCGAATGACGTAAGCAGCCAGCGATGAAATTTTGGGTCCAATTCTTTCGTCTTTGAAAAATGTTGACCATACGCTGCGATTACATTGCCGTGTTTTCCAAACTTGAATCCCTTTTCATTCAATAAATCTTCCGCTGTATAGAACATGGCGTAATAAGCGCGCCCGGCAGCAAAATCAGTTTTGTCATTGGTCAATAAAATATCGGCAGCCTCGATGGCATCTACAGCGCGTGCAAAAAGTTATTGTGTGGTTTTCTTCATGCGGCGATTCCCTCCGCACGGACGTTCGCCAGCAGGGGCAAATCGCCCTTTTTCCACTGCTCTTCGGACATGATCGTGCGGCTGATGGTGACGTTATATTCGAGAGATAAATCACTTGCCAACTCCGCCGAGCGCACAAGTTCATCCCAACGGCTTTTGTAGGAATCCAACACGATCAAGACATCCAGATCAGAATTCTTGTTGTAATCTCCGCGCGCATATGAGCCGAACAATATCACTGCCTTGAGACGCGGGCCATACAATTCAGCCAGTCCGCTTTTTAATTTCGCCAGCAGGGATTTGATACGCTTGCTCATGTCTTCAATTATAAACCCTTGCTCCATGTTTTTTTCGATAAACGTAAAAAAGCGAGCGCGTTTTCTTTGCTTTCGTCATTTTCCGACAACGTTTCATCGAAAAATTAGATTACCTGCCCCCCAACTACGCAGCTATCGCATCTTCCCCCACGCCTTCTTCATCCGCAGCGCGTCCTCCTCCATGATGGGGCTTTCGCACAGGATACGCCCGCCGCAGCCAAACTTCTTCAACGTCTTCAGCAGGTCTTTCCATTTCAAGTCCGCCTCGTCGAGCGGCAGGTGATTCTTCTCGCCCTTCGGCCCATACTCGATGCCCGAAAGGTGGATGTGCAGATTCGTCAACGCCTGCGCGCCCAGAACCTGGGCGTACCTCTCCAGCAGGCGCGACCACTCGTCGGCGCTGTTCACCGTCCCGTCGCCGGGACGCGCGTGCAGGTGCGCGAAGTCGAGGCAGGGCTGGACTCCCGCGATCTGCCGCGACATCTCCAGCGCGTCCTCGAACGACCCCAGCATGGCGGACTTCCCCATCGTTTCGGGGCGCAGCGTGACCGGGTTCCCGGCCTTCCGCAGCTCGACGACGCATTTCTCCAACCGCGGCAGCGCGGCTTTCATGACCTCGCGCGGGTCGCGGCCAAAGTACGACCCCGGGTGGAAGACGATCTCCGTCGCCCCCGCGAGGTGACCGTAGTGGGCCGCGTCCATGAGACGTTTGCGCGACTTCGGCCATTCGTCCTTGTCCGCGTTCAAATTGATGAAGTACGGCGCGTGGACGCTGAGCGCGACTCCATGAGCCGCGCCCGCGGCTTTGATCGCCGCGCAGGTCTCCTCGCTAACGCGCACGGCCTGCACCCAGCCCAATTCCAGCGCGTCCAACCCGATGGACTTTGAAAATTCGATCGCGCCGACGCTTCCGCCCGGCTTCTTGGGCGAGCCGATGGGCGAGCCGACTGTGCCAAATTTGAACGAGGGGGTCATGGTATCTCCAGTGATCAGTTATCAGTCATCAGTGAGCAGTGTTCAGTGTTCAGTGAGCGGCGAGCAGTTGAGTGAGCCGCGACCATAATGGAGGGCCGAGGATCAGCAGTCCCACCAGCGCGGCGGCCAACGCGGCAATGAGGACGGCGGCCGCGCCCACGTCCTTGCCGATCTTCGCGAGCGGATGACGTTCCTTCGTCGCCAGGTCCACCACCGCTTCGATGGCCGTGTTGATGAATTCCGCCGTGAAGACCAGGGTGATGCTCAGGATGAGCGCCGCCCAATCGCGCGCGGAAAGTCTCAGCCAGAGACCAACAACGAAAACCGCCGTCGCTGCCGCCGCGTGGATCCACGCGTTGCGCTGGGTTTTCATCACATACCACCAGCCGCGGAACGCGTAACGGAAGGAGCGAAGGCGGGAGAGCAGAAATTGTTTCATGGAAAGCGTTTGGCGTAAAGTCTCTTACGCATCTATTCTTCGCGAATAGTCACATGCCCCAGCCCCAGTCCGTCCATGATCTCCGCCTGCGCCCGCCACATCTTCGACTTCTCCTCCGCTTCGGCGTGGTCGTGACCGAGCAGGTGCAGGACGCCATGCACAACCAACAGCCGCGCCTCGTCCGCGAGGGAGTGACCGGCGGCGCGGGCCTGCGCGTCGGCGCGGGGGATGGAGAGGAGGACGTCGCCGAGGTAGGCCGCGCCCGTTTCGGGGTCGGTTTCGGAGGCGGGGAAGGAGAGCACGTCGGTGGGCGCGTCCACGCCGAGGAAGTCGCGGTTGAGGCGGCGGAGCTGTTCGTCGTCGGCGAGGACGAGGGTCAGGTCGCCGTCCGCGCTTTGATGAGTCAACGCGGCGCGGGCGGCCTGTTCGAGCAGGTCGAGGTCGAAGGGAGGTTCGAGGGAGGCTTCGATGAAGATCATTTTCGCGGGGTCGTCGCGAGCGATTCGCTGGCGGCGGGAGCGGGTTCGGCCGCGGGGTATTGGATGCGCGGGTGGTAGGCGCCGCGCAGGGTGGCGACGAAGGATTCGATGATGAGGTTGATGTCGCGCAGGGTCAGCGTGGTGTTGTCCAACTGGCCTTCCTTTTGGACGTAATCTACCACGCCGCGGATGAGGGCGCGTATTTCCTCTTCCGTGCGGGGACTCTGGGCGCGCGTGCGCGCTTCGGCGCCGTCGGCGAGCATGAGGATGGCGGTCTCGCGCGAGCGCGGGGACGGGCCCGGGTAGCGGAATTGTTCGGCGTCCACTGCGGACGCGTCGCCGCCCGCCCGCTCGAGAGCCTGGTTGTATTGGTAGCGCGTCAACATGGAGCCGTGATGCTCCAGCACAAAGTCTTCGAGGCGGCGCGGCAGGCGGTATTTGCGCGCCAGCGCGACGCCGTCGGTGACGTGGCGGATGATGGTGGCCGCGGCCTCCGCGGGGTCCATGTCTTGATGCGTGTTCTCCTGTCCCGGCGCCTGGTTTTCGATGAAGAAAGCCGCGTTCTTCGCTTTGCCCATGTCGTGGAAGATCGCGCCGACGCGCGTCAGCAACGGGTCGGCGCCGATGGCTTCGGCGGCCTGTTCGGCGAGGTTGGCAACCTGCAGGCTGTGCTGGTAGGTGCCGGGCGCGTTGCGGAGCAGAAGCTGCAGGAGCGGGAAATCGGGACGCGAGATCTCGAGCAGGTGCAGAGGCGTGACGAGGCCGAGCGTTTGGGCGAGGAAGTATTGTCCCAGCAGGGCAAAGGCCGCCGAGAGGAAGCCGCAACCGGCCGCGGCCAGCAGGAGTTGCGCGACGCCCAGCCAATCGAGACCGCCAGCATTAAAGCGGAACGCGACCAGCATGGCCGCGCCGGCCCCGGTCACGGCGACCCCGGCCCAAAGGTAGTCCCAGAAGCGGCGCGCCGGCCCAAGGACGAGAACGCCGCACAACGAGGTGAACAGGTAATAAGGCAGAAGGTCGGAATTGAATCCGTATGCGGCCAGAATCCCGGTGATGATGGAGATGACGATCCCGGCTTCGATGCCGAACAAGGTGGCGAGCAACATGCCCACCGCCGGCAGGGGATACAGATAGGGAAGCAGGACGTTGTTGGGAATGGCGAAGCGCGCGCCGATCAGGAACACAAGGTAGACCGCCGCCACCATCAACAGGCTGCGCGCGTTATAGAGCAGGCCAAGACGCTTGCGGCGGTAAAAGTACAGGCCGGTGAAGATCGCGGTCATTACGATTAGCGCGCCCTTGCCCAGTAATTGCAGCGGCTGGACGCCCATCCGCACCAGTCCGAGGGAGGCCAGGGCCTCGAGATGCGCGTCGGTGACCACCTCTCCCGCGCGCAGGATGACCTGGCCGGTCTTGAAGGCGCGCTGTACCGGCTGGACGGCGTCGCGCGCGGCCTGGCGCGCGGCCTCGGTCAGTTCGGGACTGTAATAACTGTTCGCGGCCGCGAACGGGCGGACGAGGTCGCTGATGAGGCCGACCTCCGACTCGCTGAATGAAAAGCTGACGAGGGACGGCACGGCGCGGCGCGCCGTATCAACGTCCGATTCGCGGATGACGCCGCGCATGGTCCGTTCCAAAACTGAAAGGGCTTCCGCGCGGAGGGTCTCCCAGCGGTCGCCGCTGAGAGAGAGGATGGTTGGGATGTCTTCAGGGGAAAGTTGCAGTTCGGAGATGGAGGCGAGTTTGGCGCGCTTCTGCTCGGCGGTGAGAGCCGCGTCGACGCGGATAATTAAGATGGAATCCAGCGTGGCGCGCAGGCGCGTGATCTGCTGGCGCGAGATGGCCGGGTCGGGCGGGGTGTAGACCGGCAGGACGGCGTCGGCGGCGGCCTGTTTACGCTGGGCGGTGAAGACCGCGCTCTCGAAGGTGATGTCGCGCGGCGCGGTGAAGTCCCGCGGCGCGACGTCGCCCGCCTGCAACGCGAGCGCGGACGGGCGCAGGGCTTCGGGCAGGGTGAGCGCGCCAAAGGTGGCGATGCCGACCGCGATCAGGAGAACGATGCGAAAGGCGGAAAGACGCTTGCTGGAACTCGGTTCGCCAGTCATTTGTCTGATAGTCCGATCGTCGCGCAGTCGGATAGCCTGGCAGTCATGCGGATCATTTGGCCCAGACCGTCCAACCATTTGACCATTCGACTATTGGAGCAGTTCCTTCACCATCGCGGAGACGGCGTCGCCGGAGGCGCGTCCGGCGATCTTCGGCATGACGAGTTTCATCACCTTGCCCATGTCGCTGACGGAGGCCGCTCCCGCCTCGGCGATCGCGGCCTGGACGAGGGCGCGCAGTTCGTCGGCGCTCATGGCTTTGGGGAGGAAGGCTTCGAGGATGGCGATCTCGGCTTCGTTGGCGGAGACGAGGTCGGCGCGTCCGGCTTTTTTCGCCTCTTCAATCGCCTCGCGGCGGTTTTTGATCTCCTTTTGTAGAAGCGCCAGGATGGCCGGGTTGTCGAGCGCGACGCGTTTGTCCACTTCCGCCTGTTTGACGGCGGCCAGCGCCATGCGGAGGGTGTCTTTGCGCGTCGCGTCGCCCGCCTTCATAGCGTCTTTGAGCGAGTCGTTAAGTTGGGTTTTTAGATCCATACCGTTCATTATAGCAGAGGCGCGGACGCGGAATGCCACCCGGTTATGTTATACTACAAGCGATGGGCGATGCCCTCCCGGGGATGACAGGCTTCGACGGAGGAGGCTGGTCCCGGAATGCGAGCCGAGAGGCGCCGATCTCGTTAACTCAGCGCAACCCCTCAAGTGCCAACCGCACTTCCTATGCTGCCATGCCCCTCGCTGCATAAGCGATCGGTCTGACAGTACGGTCTTCAACGTAAGACCGCGTCCACCGGCCCCGAACTCCGCCAGGGACCGGCCCGGGCGAGACAAACGCGGAGCGCCGCACGCGACGCCGTTAACCGTGCGAAAGACTTAACGGCTGGCGGCAGGCGGTTCCCGCCGGACGAGATGCCTGCCGCGACCGCCTTCGACCGGCTACGCTCGTAGATTTCCGAGGGTCGAATCTTTCGGACGCGGGTTCGATTCCCGCCATCTCCACTATCGCCTCCCTTACGGGAGGCGGTTTACTTTCCGGACGCGCGTCCCCATTGGGGATGATATTCGCTTCCCGCCATCTCCACTACTTTCCGGACGCGCGTCCCCATTGGGGATGATATTCGCTTCCTGCCATCTCCACTATCGCCTCCCGCAAGGGAGGCGGTTTTTTATTTCTTGGACTCTTTCGGAAATTTCTCCACCATACAAACTCTATCACGAATGCCGCAAATGGGCGATTGATGTGAGATTTTGTTCTTGCGGCCGCGAAGCTCGCGTTATTCGCGCCATTCGCAATAAAAGAGCCTGACGATTCCTGCCATGTACGGTAGCGAGTCGGAAATAAGATTCTCGGCCGCGAATTTCGCAAATTCGCAGCCTTCACGTTGAGAATTCCCTGACTTTGCTGCATCCCTGGAACATCCCCATTTTAGGGGATGTTCTATCTCATTGGATGTGCTATACTTTTTGAAATCCGCAGGGAAGGGTTTGCGGAAAATTGTTTCCACATTTGTTCAGAAGGAGAATGAGATGAAACGGAATGTCCTTAAGCCTTTTCTGTTCCTGGCCGCGCTGATATTGATCGTGGGATTGGCCTGCAGCGTGGACCTCGGCGGCAAGACCCCGGAAGCGCCCGCTCCCCAGCCGATCGTCCCCGCGACCGAAGCGCCCACCCAGCAGCAATCCGCGCCGGAGCCGGTTGCGCCCGAGCCTCCCACGGCCGAGCCGCCAACAGCAACGCCGCTCCCGTCCACCGGCTCCTACTTCAAAGAAGATTTCAATTCGGACGTCCTGGGCAGTTGGACCAACTTCATTACGACAGGCACCACCAAGTCGGATAAATCCAAAGCCAAGCACTCCATCGAAAACGGCAAGTTGACCTTCAACATGACGGACAACTACCTGTATTCCTACCTCATCTATGATGGGCAGACCTACGATGACGTGCGCGTCGAGGTCTCTTTCGATAACCGCGGCAAGAACAACAACAACGTCAGCCTGATCTGCCGCTACTCTGAAGACGGCTGGTACGAGTTCAACATCGCCAGCAACGGCTTGTTCAATATTTTGGCCTACGACGCCACCGGCGCGGTCCACAAGGGATACAACACCGTCTATTCGAGCGGCTCGACCGCCATCAAAGCCGGCAAAGAGACGAATGTCTACAGGGCGATCTGCTCAGGCAGGAACCTGTCCCTGTACATCAACGGCACAGAAGCCGCCAATTTCGTCGAGAAGAAGTTCGGATACACCAACGGCAAGGTCGGGCTCAGCGTCTCGTCCTTCAACGTCTATCCCATCATCGTGGATATTGACTACTTCGACATTGCGAAACCGTGAGCAAGACTGCGTCGTTCGTTGACCGGCAGGCGATCCCTGCCGGTTTTTTTATTCCGCGTGCTATACTCTTTATCGAAAAACAGGAACGGACCATGACCCGATCCCCTCTCGCGATGTTTCTCCTGACAGGCACGCTGATTTTGACGGTGAGTCTCGCCTGCGCTTCCAGCGGGACGCCGGCCGCGCAGCCGACGGTTGCCGTCCCGACCGCCACCCAGCCCGAGCCGACCGTCGCTGTCACGCCCACCCCGCCGACGGGATACTTCACGGAAACCTTCGATGGGACTCTGGACAACTGGCTGTCCTTCGCCGCCAAAGGGAGGCTGAACCAGGCCAGCCTAAACGTTCATGACGGGTTTTACGTCTTCGACCTGCCTCAGCAGAACGTGTCGATCTACTCCATTTACGCGCCCGCGTCATATACAGATGTCCGCATTGACGTGGAAGTCGAGAATCGCGGCAACAACAAGAACGGCGTCTCCATCGTTTGCCGTTACAGCGACACGGAAGGCTGGTATGAAGCCAGCGTCGGCAACAACGGCCTGTTCAAGATCCAGTCCGCCAAATGGGATAAGCGCCACGCCTCCGCAAGTTACGACCTGATTTACAGCGGCGGCTCGAACGAGATTCGACAGGGCCGGCAGACCAACACCTATACGTTCATCTGCCAGGGACATACGCTGATCCTGGGGATCAACGGCGCGCTGGCGCAGCAACTGACCGACAACTCGCTCTTTGTGAGGGAGGGCAACATCGGCGTCGGCGTTTCCTCCTATAACGTCATCCCGGTCAACGTGGGGGTCGGCTCGGTCGAGACCCGCGAGCCGTGACCGCTTCGGCGGGAACGCTTTGACAAATCCAATATTTCGTTAACAGGATTCTTTTACGCGCGGGGTACAGTATGAAAAATCATCAATCGCAGGAACACATCCTGAAAGAATCGAGAGGAGCGACTTATGGGCAAGATCATTGGCATTGACCTCGGCACGACCAACAGCGTCGTGTCTGTGATGGAAGGCGGGCAGCCGACCGTCATCTCCACCGCGGAAGGCGGGCGGCTGTGCCCGTCGGTGGTGGCATTCAACAAGAACGGGGAACGGCTCGTCGGTCAGACCGCGAAGCGGCAGGCCGTCGTCAACCCGGAGAATACCGTTTATTCCATTAAACGTTTCATGGGACGTCACTATGACGAGATCGAATCCGAGCGCGCCATGGTCCCGTTCCAGGTCGTGCGCGGACCGTCGGACGACGTGCGCGTGAAGATCCCCGTCACCAACCGCGAGTACAGTCCGCAGGAGATCAGCGCGATGGTGCTGGGCAAGTTGAAGTCCGACGCGGAAGCGTACCTGGGGCAGCCCGTCACGCAGGCGGTCATCACCGTCCCCGCGTATTTCAACGACAGCCAGCGACAGGCCACCAAAGACGCGGGCCGCATCGCGGGGCTGGAAGTGATGCGCATCATCAACGAGCCGACGGCCTCCGCGCTGGCCTACGGTTTGGACAAGAAAAAGAACGAGACGATCCTCGTCTTCGACCTCGGCGGCGGCACCTTCGACGTGTCGGCGCTGGAGGTGGGCGAGGGCGTGATCGAAGTGAAGGCCACCAACGGCGATACGCACCTCGGCGGCGACGATTGGGACCAGCGCATCGTCAACTGGGCCGCGGACGAGTTCAAGAAGGAGCAGGGCATTGACCTGCGGAACGACCGTCCCGCGTTGCAGCGCCTGCGCGAGGCCGCGGAGAAGGCCAAGATCGAATTGTCGTCCGTGTTGGAGACGGAGATCAACCTGCCGTACATCACTGCCGACGCCAGCGGTCCGAAACACATGCAGTTGAAGTTGACGCGCGCCAAATTCGAGCAGATGACCGAAGACCTGCTCCAGCGCTGCCGCCATCCGTTCGAGGCCGCGTTGAAGGACGCCGGCATCACCGCCGATAAACTGAACGAGGTCGTCCTCGTGGGCGGCTCAACGCGCATGCCGATGGTTCAGGAACTCGTCCGCAAGTTGACGGGCAAAGAGCCGAACAAGGGCGTGAACCCCGACGAGGTCGTGTCGGTCGGCGCGGCCATCCAGGGCGGCGTGCTGGGCGGCGAAGTCAAAGACATCCTGCTGCTCGACGTGACCCCGCTCTCGCTGGGCGTGGAGACCCTCGGCAGCGTGATGACGGTGATGATCGAGCGCAACA harbors:
- a CDS encoding glutamyl-tRNA amidotransferase — translated: MDLKTQLNDSLKDAMKAGDATRKDTLRMALAAVKQAEVDKRVALDNPAILALLQKEIKNRREAIEEAKKAGRADLVSANEAEIAILEAFLPKAMSADELRALVQAAIAEAGAASVSDMGKVMKLVMPKIAGRASGDAVSAMVKELLQ
- a CDS encoding integral membrane undecaprenol kinase — translated: MKQFLLSRLRSFRYAFRGWWYVMKTQRNAWIHAAAATAVFVVGLWLRLSARDWAALILSITLVFTAEFINTAIEAVVDLATKERHPLAKIGKDVGAAAVLIAALAAALVGLLILGPPLWSRLTQLLAAH
- a CDS encoding phosphohydrolase, HD superfamily, with translation MTGEPSSSKRLSAFRIVLLIAVGIATFGALTLPEALRPSALALQAGDVAPRDFTAPRDITFESAVFTAQRKQAAADAVLPVYTPPDPAISRQQITRLRATLDSILIIRVDAALTAEQKRAKLASISELQLSPEDIPTILSLSGDRWETLRAEALSVLERTMRGVIRESDVDTARRAVPSLVSFSFSESEVGLISDLVRPFAAANSYYSPELTEAARQAARDAVQPVQRAFKTGQVILRAGEVVTDAHLEALASLGLVRMGVQPLQLLGKGALIVMTAIFTGLYFYRRKRLGLLYNARSLLMVAAVYLVFLIGARFAIPNNVLLPYLYPLPAVGMLLATLFGIEAGIVISIITGILAAYGFNSDLLPYYLFTSLCGVLVLGPARRFWDYLWAGVAVTGAGAAMLVAFRFNAGGLDWLGVAQLLLAAAGCGFLSAAFALLGQYFLAQTLGLVTPLHLLEISRPDFPLLQLLLRNAPGTYQHSLQVANLAEQAAEAIGADPLLTRVGAIFHDMGKAKNAAFFIENQAPGQENTHQDMDPAEAAATIIRHVTDGVALARKYRLPRRLEDFVLEHHGSMLTRYQYNQALERAGGDASAVDAEQFRYPGPSPRSRETAILMLADGAEARTRAQSPRTEEEIRALIRGVVDYVQKEGQLDNTTLTLRDINLIIESFVATLRGAYHPRIQYPAAEPAPAASESLATTPRK
- a CDS encoding rRNA maturation RNase YbeY, with protein sequence MIFIEASLEPPFDLDLLEQAARAALTHQSADGDLTLVLADDEQLRRLNRDFLGVDAPTDVLSFPASETDPETGAAYLGDVLLSIPRADAQARAAGHSLADEARLLVVHGVLHLLGHDHAEAEEKSKMWRAQAEIMDGLGLGHVTIREE
- a CDS encoding molecular chaperone DnaK codes for the protein MGKIIGIDLGTTNSVVSVMEGGQPTVISTAEGGRLCPSVVAFNKNGERLVGQTAKRQAVVNPENTVYSIKRFMGRHYDEIESERAMVPFQVVRGPSDDVRVKIPVTNREYSPQEISAMVLGKLKSDAEAYLGQPVTQAVITVPAYFNDSQRQATKDAGRIAGLEVMRIINEPTASALAYGLDKKKNETILVFDLGGGTFDVSALEVGEGVIEVKATNGDTHLGGDDWDQRIVNWAADEFKKEQGIDLRNDRPALQRLREAAEKAKIELSSVLETEINLPYITADASGPKHMQLKLTRAKFEQMTEDLLQRCRHPFEAALKDAGITADKLNEVVLVGGSTRMPMVQELVRKLTGKEPNKGVNPDEVVSVGAAIQGGVLGGEVKDILLLDVTPLSLGVETLGSVMTVMIERNTTIPVKKTETYSTAADSQTAVDIHILQGERPMAADNMSLGRFRLDGIPPAPRGIPQIEVTFDIDANGILNVTAKDKASGKEQKVTVTASTNLNKADIDRMVNEARQNESADKKRRETIQAKNEADSLVYQTEKALRDLGDKVPSAERGEIESKINELKSAAQTEDVDRIRKASESVQQAFHALSQQLYAQGQPQPEGAGGPSTPPPGPGDVIDGEVKDA
- a CDS encoding DNA repair protein RecN, whose translation is MLAELRIQNFAIIDRLDLKLGAGLTILTGETGAGKSIILDAVTMLIGGRADASVIRAEADAAFVEGTYALAGSAKEAVNEILKREELDDDPNHVTLTREVRREGRSIARLNGRTVSLSLLREVGAHLVDIHGQSEHLSLLDPRAHLGLLDRFADVTPLLAEYRKTYRALLDLRRELTDLRAAQADAARRVEMLTFQAEEIEAAKLKKGEDEELRRERDRLANAESLAQHAQEALAVLDESTPEASAASDLMGQAVQALSALAKTDPSKKELAERMDILSENLADLSRELRNYLEEIEFNPKRLDEVEERLNLVFQLTRKYGGSIEAVNKFGAEARAQLETISTAGERVEELSAAEAKLLEKLSAQALKLSEKRRQAAETMSRGIEMELDDLKMAAARFGVDFQTRPDPNGIPLADGTRAAFDQNGFDRVEFLVAPNPGEGLKPLAKIASGGETSRLMLGLKNVLARADEIPSLIFDEIDQGIGGRVGLVVGYKLWRLARNHQVFCVTHLPQLAAFGDQHYQVQKLVEKNRTLTRVEKVDGDARLLELSQMLGEVGEGTLRSAHEILQTARQMTKESKK